Within Abyssisolibacter fermentans, the genomic segment ATACCGAGTTGGTATGTCAAGAATTTGATGGATATCTTATAATCAGAAGGATGCAGTATAGTATTTAATTTTCTATGAATAATCTGGGATAATTATTTATTTCTTATAACTCATAGGAAATGAAATAATAAACGCATTAGTAATGGTAAATATTAATACAAACTTATTTTATACAGATTTTTTAGGGCAAAGATTTCTACTTTTATAAGTGGTTTCTAATTAGGTTGGACAGAGTTTCTATCTGATTGTGATGTTTAGTATAGATCTAAGCGATTTCACTTTAGTTCCAAATCTAAGGAATGATTTATATCTTTATATAGTTTAAACATAAAATTATGAAATTCTTTTTCAGCCTTAATTAGTTTTTTTACTTCAGGGATTTTGGAAAGACTTTTGAATTGCTTATCTATTTCTAAAGCTAGATATTCTTTTTCTTTTTTTGGTTTATTAGTAGAAAATAATTCGAAACGTTTTTTTTGAAGTGATTCTATTTCGGATTTTAAATCTTTATATCTTTCTATATTTACCTTTGAATTTTGAAATTCAATAAATTCTTTAGTTCTTTTTATTTCTTTTATGAGTTCTTTTTTTCTCTGATCCAAATTCATATTATTCACCTCTTTAAATATTTTGAAATTAGTTAGTTCATATCAATATATGCTTAATGCTATGTATACGTGATTTTTTCTAGTATTATATAAAAATATGAAAAAATTAATATAGCAAAAAGAGCTGATATTTAAACAGCTCTTTACATATTTATATACAATAAATCAAATTAAAACCAAAGTATATAAGGAAATTAGTTTATATGAATAATGTTATATTTTTTAGCTTTATTAATAATAGTAGTATGAGAAACTCCTAAAACTTTAGCTGCCTTACGATAGCTTTTATATCTATTCAACGCTTTAATAATAGTTTCTTTTTCACAAATTTCTACTACGTCTTTTAGTTTAATATCATCATCAAAAGAAAATTTAGAAGAAAAAGTTTTTGTTTTTCCATGAAAATCTATGATTAGATGTTCAGTTTTTAATAGATTATCAAAACATAAATTCATTGCTCTTTCAATAACATTTTGCAACTCTCTTATATTACCGGGCCAGTTATATTCCATTAAAGCATTTATAAAAGCTAATTCAGCGCCAGAAACATTTTTATTTAACTTTTTATTCAATTTTTCTATAAAAAATGTAACTAAATTTGGAATATCATCAAGTCTATCTCTTAATGGTGGAATATACACAGGAATTACATTTAGTCTATAATATAAATCTTCTCTAAATTCTCCATTTCTAATCATTTTTTCTAAATTTCTATTAGTAGCTGCAATTATTCTGACATCAACTTTTTCTTCTTTAGTACTTCCGATTTTCCTGATTACTCCTTCTTGAAGAACCCTTAAAAGTTTTGCTTGAAGTACCATAGATAGTTCTCCAATTTCGTCTAGAAACAGGGTGCCTTCATCTGCTTCTTTGAACAATCCATCTTTACCTGATGTATTTGCACCAGTAAAGCTTCCTTTTTCATAACCAAATAATTCACTTTCTATTAAGTTATCTGGA encodes:
- a CDS encoding YlbF family regulator, coding for MNLDQRKKELIKEIKRTKEFIEFQNSKVNIERYKDLKSEIESLQKKRFELFSTNKPKKEKEYLALEIDKQFKSLSKIPEVKKLIKAEKEFHNFMFKLYKDINHSLDLELK
- a CDS encoding sigma 54-interacting transcriptional regulator, producing MALDILHKIYELNINLISLEVLPKNGQIKIEGIPDEAKKALISSLYSVEGVIDVHEINLLKKEQNEKNLLAIIDSVDEGILAINNKMEIEFFNNYCEQIFHYKKEEVIGKNINHLFNIDTPMAKLLQTGEKYDNIEINIKNNRGESHYLTTGRPIKDDYNKTIGVVASLKDIKQAIEIANVVSTIKEGAFKEVIGNSFAMEKCKKLCSSVAKSNSTILLRGESGTGKELLAKAIKNLSNRTDKNFVTINCAALPDNLIESELFGYEKGSFTGANTSGKDGLFKEADEGTLFLDEIGELSMVLQAKLLRVLQEGVIRKIGSTKEEKVDVRIIAATNRNLEKMIRNGEFREDLYYRLNVIPVYIPPLRDRLDDIPNLVTFFIEKLNKKLNKNVSGAELAFINALMEYNWPGNIRELQNVIERAMNLCFDNLLKTEHLIIDFHGKTKTFSSKFSFDDDIKLKDVVEICEKETIIKALNRYKSYRKAAKVLGVSHTTIINKAKKYNIIHIN